The DNA segment CGGGCGTACGGCTACGACGTGACGCGCGGCCGGCAGGACCTCACCGCGCACCCCTTCATGACCCGGCTGGGCGATCAGGACGTGCGGATCACCACCCGCGTGAAGGAGCGCGACGTGTCCGAGGCGCTGTACTCCACGCTGCACGAGACCGGGCACGCGCTGTACGAGCAGGGCGTGGCACCGGAGCTGCTGGGCACGCCGCTGGGCGGCGGGGTGAGCGCCGGCGTGCACGAGAGCCAGTCGCGGCTGTGGGAGAACCTGGTAGGCCGCTCGCGTGCGTTCTGGACAGCGTTTTTCCCCACACTGCGCGACGCCTTCCCCGAGCAGCTCGCGGACGTGACGGAAGACGAGATGTACGCGGCCGTGAACGCCGCGCAGCGCTCCCTGATCCGCACGGACGCGGACGAACTGACGTACAACCTGCACGTCATCACCCGCTACGAGCTGGAACGCGAGCTGCTGGCGGGCCGGCTGGCCGTGCACGACCTGGCGGACGCGTGGCACGCGGCATACGCCGCGAACCTGGGCGTGCGCGCCCCAGACGACATCGACGGCGTATTGCAGGACGTCCACTGGTACGGCGGAGGCATCGGCGGGGCCTTCCAGGGCTACACGCTGGGGAACGTTCTGAGCGCGCAGTTCTACGCGGCGGCGCAGCGCGACCTGCCGGGGCTGGAGTCGGACCTCTCGCGCGGCGACTTCGCCGGCCTGCACGGCTGGCTCCGAGAGCACGTGTATGCGCCGGGCGGCACCTACCCGCCGGCGGAACTCGTGGAGCGCGTGACGGGCGAACCCATGACTGTCGCGCCGTACCTGACCTACCTGCGCGGCAAGTACGGAGCGCTGTACGGCGTGAAGTGACACCCACACGACGGGGCCGCGCTCTCGGGGAAACACCGGGGCGCGGCCTCTGGTCTGGAGGAGGCGGTGGGCGCGGAGTGCCGCGCTGCCCGCCGTGCAGGACCACAGCTTGCCCCGCGCCGTGTGACAGGAATCTTAATGCGCCCGCCGGCACGCCCAGGCGTAGCATGGCCGCACGCAGGGAGGCGGGATGAGCACACTCGAGAACCTCTACAAGCAGGTGATCCTTGACCACTCGCGCCGGCCGCGGCACTACGGCGAGCTGCCGGACGCGACCCACCGCGAGGCCGGGCACAACCCCAGTTGCGGCGACCGGGTGCAGCTGATGCTGCGCGTGGATGGGGACGTGATCGCGGACGCGCGCTTCACCGGGAAGGGCTGCGCCATCTCGCAGGCCAGCGCCAGCCTGATGACGGGCGCCCTGCGGGGCAAGACGCTGGCGCAGGCGGCCGAGCTGGAGCACGCGTTCCTGCACATGCTCCGCACGGGCGAGGCCGACGGCGCCCTGGGGGACCTGGCGGCGCTCCAGGGCGTCCATACGCTGCACACGCGCGTGAAGTGCGCGGCACTCCCGTGGCAGACGCTGGACGTGCTGCTGGAGAGCGCAGCGACGGCTCCCTGATTGGAACCTGGCTGAACGGGCACCCCGGGCCACAGTCACGCCAGCCTTGCAGCAAGAGCGCTGCAACCCACACGGCCGCAGGAGGCCGCCGACCCACCCCCGGCCGACCCGGCCAGACTCCGTCCTCCACGCGAATGGCGTGCTGGACGGTTTTTTTACGTCTTCTCCTGCGTGGCACCGCAGAGCTTGACAATTACTGAACCGGAGTGCACACTGACGTCACCAAATGTAATCGTTTGCATCGGATGACCTCCACCCGGGAGCGAGTCCGGCGCAGCTCCGCACGCTCCCACCCGAGGTGTCCGTTTCCATGCCCAGTATCCAGGACGTCGCCAAACTCGCCAACGTGTCCACCGCCACCGCGTCACGCGCGCTGAGCCGGCCGGACATGGTGGCGGCCGGCACGCGCGAACGGGTCGTGCAGGCCGCGCAGGAACTCGGGTACCAGCCGAACGTGCTGGCCCGCAGCCTGCGGCAGAAAGAGACCCGCACCATCGGCCTGATCGTCGCGGACATCCTCAACCCCTTCCACGCGCTAATCGCCAAGGGCGCGCAGGACGCCGCGGACCGCCACGGCTACACGGTGTTCCTGTTCAACAGCGACGAGGAACCGGCCAAGGAACTGCGCGCCATGGAGACCCTGCGCGGCCACCTGCCCACCGGCCTGATCGTGGCGCCCACCAGCGGCACCCGCGCGCACCTGCGCACCCTGCCGAACCTGCCGGTCGTGGAACTCGACCGCGTGAGTGGCCACCCCGGCACCACCACCGTGACCGTGGACAACGTGGGCGGCGCCATGGCCGCCACGCAGCACCTGATCGAACTCGGGCACCGCCGCATCGGCATGATCGTGGGGCAGCAGGACATCAGCACCGCCATCGACCGCCACGACGGCTACCGCGCCGCGCTGAAACGCGCCCACCTGAACTACGACTCTGCCCTGGTCCTGCCCGGCCACCACCGTGAGGACGACGGCTACCGCGCCGCCCGCCACCTGCTGACCCTGCCCGAGCCGGAGCGCCCCACCGCGCTGTTCGTCGGCAACAACGAGATGACGGTCGGGGCCGTGCTGGCTGCCCGCGAACTGAACCTCGACATTCCCCACGACGTCTCGATCGTCGGCTTCGACGACTCGCGCTGGGCGCAGACGATGTCCCCTCCCCTGACGGTGATCGCACAGCCCGCGTACGACCTGGGCCGCCTCGCGTGCGAGCACCTGATCGGCCAGCTGGGCGTGGCCCACCCCGCCACACCCGTGCGCGTACAGCTCCAGACCGAACTCGTGATCCGCAATTCCACCGGTCCGCCCCACACGGCCGACCATGCCAAGCGCTCCTCCCGTCCATCCCTCGGCCCCTCGCCCCACTCACGTTAAGGAGATCCACCATGCAAAAAGCCAAAGTGTTCGCCGCCACCGCCACCCTCGCCCTGACCGCCGCCGCGGTCGTCACCAGCGCCCTGGCCCAGGGCTCGCAGCCCATCATCGGCCTGATCACCAAGACCGATACCAACCCCTTCTTCGTGAAGATGAAAGAGGGCGCGCAGAAGGAAGCGACCCGCCTGGGCGCCAAGCTGATGACCGGCGCCGGCAAGAGCGACGGCGACAACGCCGGCCAGGTCACCGCCATCGAGAACATGGTCGCGGCGGGCGCCAAGACCATCCTGATCACGCCCAGCGACTCCAAGGCCATCGTGCCGGCCATCGCCAAGGCCCGCGCCGCCGGCGTGATGGTGATCGCGCTGGACTCCCCCACCGAGCCCGCCAGCGCCGTGGACGCCCTGTTCGCCACCAACAACTACAACGCCGGCCTGCTGATCGGCCAGTGGGCGAAGAAGACCATGGGCAGCAAGAAGGCCGTCATCGCCACCCTCGACCTGTTCCCCGGCCAGCCGGTGGGCATCGCGCGCCACAACGGCTTCCTGGAGGGCTTCGGCGTGGCCGGCGTGACCTCCAAGAGCATGAGCCAGGTGAACACCAGCGTCGCGTGCGCCCAGGACTCCTTCGGTGACCAGGCCAAGGGCCAGACCGCCATGGAGAACTGCCTCCAGAAGAACCCGGACATCAACCTCGTGTACACCATCAACGAGCCCGCCGCCGCCGGCGCGTACCAGGCGCTCAAGGCCGCCGGCAAGGAAAAGGACGTGCTGATCGTCTCGGTGGACGGCGGCTGCGCCGGCGTGCGCAACGTGGAGGCCGGCGTGATCGGCGCGACCAGCCAGCAGTATCCGCTGAAGATGGCCTCCATGGGCGTCGCGGCGGGCGTCAACTACGCCAAGACCGGCAAGAAGGTCAGCGGCTACACCGACACCGGCGTGAACCTGATCACCAACAAGCCCGCCGCCGGCGTCAAGAGCCAGACCGG comes from the Deinococcus metalli genome and includes:
- a CDS encoding carboxypeptidase M32, encoding MTPPHADGTWDALCAHWQTLSDLGGIGALLGWDQSTFLPAAAAEGRARQMALLSGIRHARMTDAEYGRLLDTAQARSDWTPVQARTLAVARRDFEEATRFPAAFVQAFSQHTGESYSAWVQARPQNDFARMVPYLDKTLDLSLQAAAYFPEFASPMDYFIDQSDEGMTAAVVDRVFAELRDALVPLVDAVAQAPAPRTDFLFRAYPVETQLRVGQDIARAYGYDVTRGRQDLTAHPFMTRLGDQDVRITTRVKERDVSEALYSTLHETGHALYEQGVAPELLGTPLGGGVSAGVHESQSRLWENLVGRSRAFWTAFFPTLRDAFPEQLADVTEDEMYAAVNAAQRSLIRTDADELTYNLHVITRYELERELLAGRLAVHDLADAWHAAYAANLGVRAPDDIDGVLQDVHWYGGGIGGAFQGYTLGNVLSAQFYAAAQRDLPGLESDLSRGDFAGLHGWLREHVYAPGGTYPPAELVERVTGEPMTVAPYLTYLRGKYGALYGVK
- the sufU gene encoding Fe-S cluster assembly sulfur transfer protein SufU, translating into MSTLENLYKQVILDHSRRPRHYGELPDATHREAGHNPSCGDRVQLMLRVDGDVIADARFTGKGCAISQASASLMTGALRGKTLAQAAELEHAFLHMLRTGEADGALGDLAALQGVHTLHTRVKCAALPWQTLDVLLESAATAP
- a CDS encoding sugar ABC transporter substrate-binding protein; amino-acid sequence: MQKAKVFAATATLALTAAAVVTSALAQGSQPIIGLITKTDTNPFFVKMKEGAQKEATRLGAKLMTGAGKSDGDNAGQVTAIENMVAAGAKTILITPSDSKAIVPAIAKARAAGVMVIALDSPTEPASAVDALFATNNYNAGLLIGQWAKKTMGSKKAVIATLDLFPGQPVGIARHNGFLEGFGVAGVTSKSMSQVNTSVACAQDSFGDQAKGQTAMENCLQKNPDINLVYTINEPAAAGAYQALKAAGKEKDVLIVSVDGGCAGVRNVEAGVIGATSQQYPLKMASMGVAAGVNYAKTGKKVSGYTDTGVNLITNKPAAGVKSQTGKYGLANCWGQ
- a CDS encoding LacI family DNA-binding transcriptional regulator; this encodes MPSIQDVAKLANVSTATASRALSRPDMVAAGTRERVVQAAQELGYQPNVLARSLRQKETRTIGLIVADILNPFHALIAKGAQDAADRHGYTVFLFNSDEEPAKELRAMETLRGHLPTGLIVAPTSGTRAHLRTLPNLPVVELDRVSGHPGTTTVTVDNVGGAMAATQHLIELGHRRIGMIVGQQDISTAIDRHDGYRAALKRAHLNYDSALVLPGHHREDDGYRAARHLLTLPEPERPTALFVGNNEMTVGAVLAARELNLDIPHDVSIVGFDDSRWAQTMSPPLTVIAQPAYDLGRLACEHLIGQLGVAHPATPVRVQLQTELVIRNSTGPPHTADHAKRSSRPSLGPSPHSR